A part of Gemmatimonas groenlandica genomic DNA contains:
- a CDS encoding YeeE/YedE family protein — protein sequence MLIPFPQGWTHYLVGGLTIGLGVSVLFALTGLIGGMSSVYSSTWSFVVQRPFFQQPRLVNSRAWRLAYAAGLIVGAFVWWLMFGHGERVAVSVPAWQLAIGGVLVGYGARLSRGCTSGHGICGLASLKLPSLLAVLTFMATAFIAANVMARLGGS from the coding sequence GTGCTGATTCCGTTTCCGCAGGGCTGGACTCACTATCTCGTGGGTGGTCTCACGATCGGCCTGGGTGTGAGCGTGTTGTTCGCACTGACCGGGCTGATTGGCGGGATGAGTTCCGTGTATTCGTCGACGTGGTCATTCGTTGTGCAGCGGCCGTTCTTTCAGCAGCCCCGCTTGGTGAACAGCCGAGCGTGGCGTCTGGCGTACGCGGCCGGGCTGATCGTCGGCGCGTTCGTGTGGTGGCTGATGTTCGGACACGGGGAGCGCGTGGCGGTGTCGGTGCCGGCCTGGCAGCTCGCGATCGGCGGTGTGCTGGTCGGGTACGGTGCACGGTTGTCGCGCGGCTGTACGTCGGGCCATGGCATCTGCGGACTGGCGTCGCTCAAGTTGCCGTCGCTGCTGGCGGTCCTGACGTTCATGGCGACGGCGTTCATCGCGGCGAATGTCATGGCGCGCCTTGGTGGGAGCTGA
- a CDS encoding DUF6691 family protein, whose protein sequence is MLKSALGAGSLFGFGLAFSTMIQPRVVLSFLRFEDMGLMLVLGGAVVVTFLAYRFVPQLLRQPLLGGTFGAHESVLDRSTIIGAAIFGIGWGITGVCPGPAIAGLGAGSWELGYAIGGIALGALVQGFTVPRES, encoded by the coding sequence ATGCTCAAGTCTGCGCTCGGCGCCGGTTCCCTCTTCGGATTCGGCCTCGCGTTCTCCACGATGATTCAACCGCGCGTCGTGCTCAGCTTCCTCCGCTTCGAGGATATGGGACTGATGCTGGTGCTGGGCGGTGCGGTGGTGGTCACGTTCCTCGCCTATCGCTTCGTACCACAGCTGTTGCGGCAGCCGCTGTTGGGCGGCACGTTCGGCGCGCACGAGTCGGTGCTGGATCGCTCGACGATCATCGGCGCGGCGATCTTTGGCATCGGTTGGGGCATCACCGGCGTGTGTCCGGGACCCGCGATCGCGGGGCTTGGTGCCGGCAGCTGGGAATTGGGGTATGCGATCGGTGGTATTGCGCTCGGCGCGCTCGTGCAGGGATTCACGGTACCGCGCGAATCGTAA
- a CDS encoding SH3 domain-containing protein, whose amino-acid sequence MSTLQDKYAALITAVNSSGATNTAVRTQDNVLYIDGVVPTGEAKDKLWAIYDSIDPDFRSGDLVLNLDVSPAAPSTRLKVTTESSNLNIRKGPGTDQPIIGKAAHHSEVTLLSKYNGEWALVRSANGEEGYCSLKYLTEI is encoded by the coding sequence ATGAGCACCCTTCAAGACAAGTACGCCGCACTGATCACCGCCGTGAATTCAAGCGGCGCAACGAATACCGCGGTGCGCACACAGGACAACGTGCTCTACATCGACGGCGTCGTGCCGACGGGCGAAGCGAAAGACAAGCTGTGGGCGATCTACGATTCGATCGACCCCGACTTCCGCAGTGGTGATCTCGTGCTCAACCTCGATGTGTCACCCGCCGCACCATCCACGCGGCTCAAGGTCACGACCGAGAGTTCCAACCTGAACATCCGCAAAGGACCAGGCACCGATCAGCCGATCATCGGCAAGGCGGCGCACCATTCCGAAGTGACGTTGCTCAGCAAGTACAACGGCGAGTGGGCACTCGTCCGCTCAGCGAACGGTGAAGAAGGATATTGCTCGCTGAAATACCTGACGGAGATCTAG
- a CDS encoding BON domain-containing protein, which translates to MIRTRMRTRGFISAVTLSVALALTACAPKDADVKAAVDTAITGVSGVSVAVTNGVATISGEFADEATRASTTAKVAAVKGVKSVADSSTIAPPPVVISPDDALRTSVATALAAFPTLTATISDGVITLNGEIKKADLPMAMQALSALNPKKIDNKATVKK; encoded by the coding sequence ATGATTCGCACACGCATGCGCACACGCGGCTTCATCTCCGCTGTTACGCTTTCTGTCGCCTTGGCACTCACCGCGTGCGCGCCCAAGGACGCCGACGTCAAGGCCGCCGTCGACACCGCCATCACGGGCGTATCCGGCGTATCGGTTGCGGTGACCAACGGCGTCGCGACGATCTCCGGAGAGTTTGCCGACGAAGCAACGCGCGCATCGACCACCGCAAAGGTGGCGGCCGTGAAGGGCGTGAAGTCAGTCGCCGACAGCTCGACGATCGCGCCGCCACCGGTCGTGATTTCGCCCGATGACGCGCTCCGCACCAGCGTGGCGACCGCACTCGCGGCTTTCCCCACGCTCACCGCGACGATCAGCGACGGCGTGATCACCCTCAACGGTGAGATCAAGAAAGCCGATTTGCCCATGGCGATGCAAGCGCTCTCTGCGCTCAACCCGAAGAAGATCGACAACAAGGCCACGGTGAAGAAATGA